A genomic segment from Gavia stellata isolate bGavSte3 chromosome 4, bGavSte3.hap2, whole genome shotgun sequence encodes:
- the LOC104252058 gene encoding single-stranded DNA-binding protein, mitochondrial isoform X2, with protein sequence MLRRPAWQVLRQFVRHESDTVGSLVLERSMNRVQLLGRVGQDPVMRQVDGKNPVTIFSLATNEMWRTGESEVTQGGDISQKTTWHRISVFRPGLRDVTYQYVKKGARLYVEGKIDYGEYTDKNNVRRQATTIIADNVIFLSDGAMKEKV encoded by the exons ATGTTGCGGCGACCGGCGTGGCAG GTACTTCGCCAGTTTGTAAGACATGAGTCTGATACAGTTGGCTCATTGGTACTTGAAAGAT CCATGAATCGTGTTCAGTTACTTGGTCGGGTTGGACAGGACCCTGTCATGAGGCAAGTGGATGGAAAAAATCCTGTTACCATATTTTCTCTTGCAACCAATGAGATGTGGCGAACAGGGGAAAGTGAGGTAACCCAGGGAG GTGATATCAGTCAGAAGACGACATGGCACAGGATCTCTGTCTTCAGACCAGGCCTCAGAGATGTTACATATCAGTATGTGAAGAAGGG tgCTCGACTCTATGTTGAAGGGAAGATAGACTATGGTGAATATACAGATAAAAACAATGTGAGGCGGCAGGCCACAACAATTATAGCAG ataatgtaatttttctgagtGATGGCGCTATGAAAGAAAAGGTGTGA
- the LOC104252058 gene encoding wee1-like protein kinase 2 isoform X1 — MDDWDNSDEFIQRLDFSSCGEDSEDRSIHEEDALSSSPPRSCKFQKWQASSPLPATPQRKLSEIFLSRTKAWVSPTLKPSPAVSKSWGNAETPLHITWKKLQLCDTPHTPKSLLSKTAFPSSGTKVPPKGFRHLRFTPDADLDDATQASLVNINPFTPESYRQMLFLPNGKRKTRGELRDPDPRSQLKQELPTKRYPLKESNMVSRYKKEFLELEKIGVGEFGSVYKCIKRLDGCVYAIKRSKRPLAGSSDEQLALREVYAHAVLGHHPHVVRYYSAWAEDNHMIIQNEHCNGGSLQDALLENAKLGQYFPEAELKEILLQVSMGLKYIHNSGLVHLDIKPSNIFICHKLAVAGPAGQEESDSEDELSSGVVYKIGDLGHVTSITNPQVEEGDRRFLANEILQEQYCYLPKADIFALALTVALAAGTAPLPHNGAMWHHIRKGNMPPIPQKLPHCFLELLKLMIHPDPVERPSATALTKHPVLRPSRGKAVHLQKQLNVEKCKTAMLERSGDSMLRRPAWQVLRQFVRHESDTVGSLVLERSMNRVQLLGRVGQDPVMRQVDGKNPVTIFSLATNEMWRTGESEVTQGGDISQKTTWHRISVFRPGLRDVTYQYVKKGARLYVEGKIDYGEYTDKNNVRRQATTIIADNVIFLSDGAMKEKV, encoded by the exons ATGGATGACTGGGACAACAGTGATGAATTCATTCAGCGACTGGATTTTTCCAGTTGTGGCGAAGACAGTGAAGACAGAAGTATACATGAGGAGGATGCCTTGAGCTCGAGCCCCCCCAGGAGCTGCAAGTTCCAGAAGTGGCAAGCGAGCAGTCCTCTACCAGCAACCCCTCAGAGAAAGCTTAGTGAGATTTTCCTGAGCAGGACGAAAGCCTGGGTGAGTCCTACCCTGAAGCCTTCCCCGGCTGTGAGCAAGAGCTGGGGTAATGCTGAGACACCACTGCACATCACCTGGAAAAAGCTGCAGCTGTGTGACACCCCACACACTCCCAAG AGCCTGTTATCAAAGacagcttttccttcatctgGGACAAAGGTCCCACCCAAAGGCTTCCGACATCTGAGATTTACTCCTGATGCTGACTTGGATGACGCTACTCAAGCTTCTCTTGTCAACATTAATCCCTTTACACCAGAGTCGTATCGACAAATGCTCTTTCTTCCTAATGGCAAGCGGAAGACCAGAGGAGAGCT GAGGGATCCTGATCCAAGAAGCCAGCTAAAACAGGAGCTACCTACAAAG AGATATCCTCTGAAAGAGAGCAATATGGTTTCCCGCTACAAGAAGGAGTTCCTGGAACTAGAAAAAATTGGTGTGGGGGAATTCGGCTCCGTCTACAAGTGCATCAAGCGCCTTGATGGATGTGTTTATGCCATCAAACGCTCCAAGAGGCCTCTGGCAGGATCCTCGGATGA GCAGCTGGCACTGCGTGAGGTTTATGCTCATGCTGTCCTTGGACACCACCCCCATGTTGTGCGCTACTACTCGGCATGGGCAGAGGACAATCACATGATTATCCAAAATGAACATTGCAATG GTGGGAGTCTCCAAGATGCGTTGCTGGAAAATGCAAAGCTTGGCCAGTATTTCccagaagcagagctgaaagaaataTTGTTACAAGTCTCCATGGGGCTAAAATACATCCACAACTCTGGTCTTGTGCACCTGGATATCAAACCTA GTAATATCTTCATTTGTCACAAGCTGGCAGTTGCAGGCCCTGCTGGGCAGGAAGAGAGTGACAGCGAAGATGAATTATCTTCTGGTGTGGTGTATAAGATTG GTGACCTTGGCCATGTGACATCAATAACAAACCCCCAGGTGGAAGAAGGAGACAGACGGTTTTTGGCCAATGAGATTTTGCAAGAG CAATACTGCTATTTACCAAAGGCCGACATCTTTGCCCTGGCACTCACAGTAGCTTTAGCAGCCGGCACAGCACCGCTGCCTCACAATGGGGCCATGTGGCACCACATCCGCAAAGGCAATATGCCACCAATCCCCCAGAAGCTTCCTCATTGCTTTCTTGAACTTCTCAAG CTCATGATCCATCCTGACCCAGTGGAAAGACCTTCTGCCACAGCTCTTACTAAACATCCAGTTCTCCGTCCTTCACGTGGAAAAGCTGTGCACCTCCAGAAGCAGCTAAATGTGGAGAAGTGCAAGACTGCCATGCTGGAAAG GAGCGGTGACAGCATGTTGCGGCGACCGGCGTGGCAG GTACTTCGCCAGTTTGTAAGACATGAGTCTGATACAGTTGGCTCATTGGTACTTGAAAGAT CCATGAATCGTGTTCAGTTACTTGGTCGGGTTGGACAGGACCCTGTCATGAGGCAAGTGGATGGAAAAAATCCTGTTACCATATTTTCTCTTGCAACCAATGAGATGTGGCGAACAGGGGAAAGTGAGGTAACCCAGGGAG GTGATATCAGTCAGAAGACGACATGGCACAGGATCTCTGTCTTCAGACCAGGCCTCAGAGATGTTACATATCAGTATGTGAAGAAGGG tgCTCGACTCTATGTTGAAGGGAAGATAGACTATGGTGAATATACAGATAAAAACAATGTGAGGCGGCAGGCCACAACAATTATAGCAG ataatgtaatttttctgagtGATGGCGCTATGAAAGAAAAGGTGTGA